The proteins below come from a single Kryptolebias marmoratus isolate JLee-2015 linkage group LG12, ASM164957v2, whole genome shotgun sequence genomic window:
- the LOC108236058 gene encoding myocardin-related transcription factor A-like isoform X3 gives MPEHLQPICINPAPFRPQPIRGNVDGRAAGFELERRACQSLRKVLQLKLQQRRTREELISLGIMPPLKSTAAFHKQRRSLEQARTEDDLKRKIRSEPEKSKLMKMHISDKMPEEPLLQTKQLQLKKALFDDLNNKIAHWPGPMELIHKKIITGTQLQKASRESLSYDEDSNDSLSPGQPVSQNCPLVLGPRSYSIEKMCGSHIPSPSQVPPSALPFQSVSSTPLNLSKPAQKTSPISHIKPKLNSDRLTQKYKKAKDTKPKLKKLKYHQYIPPNQKGDKEPPSNLDSSYSKILQQQLFLQLQILSQQQQNTYQTIPSTSPKDQKPSSSSTSTSSPPQPTDVSSSVLSNRHNYICLSSAPLRETLPSQPNLDGMKVAQLKSELKLRGLPVSGTRKDLIKRLRTHQELNRGSDTASSPTTGGTAEPGPERAGKALKNTNSYSNNTSQGQQFQHHLTSSVDGSCFSATSATLQRFLRHGGDTKLHIPQCNSLDTTSLKSSNSSPFGEQMNPPLTELSPPSSVAQLPANIKEEPLCSTPPPCQFSLKSASAAPTAPTAAPSVDKDRMLQEKDKQIAELTRMLRQKQRLVEELKMLLEKGNRDAQVPEPQIPLRVKEEPPDNFDVARSTRSPPLSAQTPSAVTDGTKVTIKQEAIETEIGSSEAFVKPSNGLQRSLTKIKVVQNQIRLQLKPKTKSLTNKRELVCLQGSALQLVQQQAIQKLLLQQKHSQKPETQQKLCQQRQKKTQNQQLRQQEQQRQLSQPEHHQQTQQIRLKQQKQNQTKLQHIQLQTDVHPKHQQAQNGAHQVTVERLQQGAAQCLSAPPRLQSAHTGKNTSSPSPQTEMCPHLDVLLSPLSPVKTKTYLSDDKERVNEEDFITIILQTGETIFRLPLDPPLDHPSPDFSPPSSPPSPLQFPMSPPDPPSCDTQKLDPLEPLAPADTAEEKQHLSRSADGRLEDFLESTTGKPLLGVEPGGMLTLIDDLHSQLLCTPSIVDNPSAPMGEEEELGVDSTDWLGLAMGGEKEEERATLAPLAPETPLSVFSFSADFLDSSDLHTHWDSSL, from the exons ttttgcagcTGAAGCTACAGCAGAGAAGAACCAGAGAAGAACTGATCAGTCTGGGAATCATGCCAC cACTTAAAAGTACAGCTGCCTTCCACAAGCAAAGACGCAGCTTGGAACAAGCTCGG actgaagacgATCTGAAAAGGAAGATTCGAAGTGAGCCAGAGAAATCTAAGCTGATGAAGATGCACATCTCAGACA AGATGCCAGAAGAACCATTGCTTCAAACCAAGCAGCTACAGTTGAAGAAAGCTCTCTTTGATGATTTAAACAATAAGATCGCACACTGGCCAGGTCCCATGGAGCtgatccacaaaaaaatcatcacaG GAACACAGCTTCAAAAGGCCTCGAGGGAGAGCTTGTCATACGATGAAGACAGTAATGACAGTCTGTCTCCAGGTCAACCAGTAAGCCAGAACTGTCCTCTTGTCCTGGGACCCAGGAGCTATTCAATTGAAAAAATGTGTGGAAGCCACATCCCGTCTCCTTCTCAG GTCCCTCCATCAGCCCTTCCTTTTCAGTCAGTCTCCTCTACGCCTCTAAACCTGAGCAAACCTGCGCAGAAGACAAGCCCTATTTCTCATATCAAG cCTAAATTAAACTCTGATCGCCTCACCCAGAAATACAAGAAAGCCAAGGACACCAAACCAAAG CTAAAGAAGCTAAAGTACCATCAGTACATCCCTCCTAATCAGAAGGGAGATAAAGAGCCTCCTTCCAATCTGGATTCATCCTATTCCAAgatcctccagcagcagctcttcttaCAGCTCCAGATCCTCAgtcagcagcaacaaaacaccTACCAAACCATCCCGTCTACATCACCCAA AGACCAGAAACCATCTTCCTCTTCCACATCCACGTCTTCACCACCTCAACCCACTGATGTTTCTTCATCGGTCCTTTCTAACCGGCACAACTACATCTGTCTCAGCTCTGCTCCTTTACGAGAGACACTGCCGTCGCAGCCAAATCTGGATGGAATGAAG GTGGCACAACTGAAGTCTGAACTGAAGCTGCGCGGCCTGCCCGTCTCTGGCACCAGGAAGGACCTCATCAAGAGGCTGAGGACTCACCAAGAGCTGAACCGAGGCAGCGACACTGCCTCCTCTCCGACAACAGGGGGCACCGCAGAGCCAGGGCCTGAAAGAGCTGGAAAAGCCTTGAAAAACACCAACAGCTACAGCAACAACACATCACAAGGGCAGCAGTTTCAGCACCATCTCACATCTTCTGTTGATG GAAGCTGTTTCAGTGCAACTTCAGCAACTCTTCAGCGGTTCCTGAGGCATGGTGGCGACACTAAACTCCACATCCCACAATGCAACTCGCTGGACACCACGAGTCTAAAGAGCTCAAACTCCAGTCCATTTGGAGAACAG ATGAATCCTCCTCTCACGGAGCTCTCGCCGCCATCTTCAGTGGCTCAGCTTCCTGCGAACATTAAAGAGGAGCCTCTGTGCTCCACCCCACCACCTTGTCAGTTCTCTTTAAAGTCTGCCTCCGCTGCTCCCACCGCTCCAACTGCAGCTCCTTCTGTTGACAAAGACAGAATGCTGCAGGAGAAAGATAAGCAGATTGCAGAGCTTACCAGGATGCTGAGGCAGAAGCAGAGGCTGGTGGAGGAGCTCAAGATGCTGCTGGAAAAAGGGAACAGAGACGCACAAGTTCCAGAGCCGCAAATTCCTCTGAGAGTGAAAGAGGAGCCACCTGATAACTTTGATGTGGCTCGTTCAACGAGATCTCCACCTCTTTCCGCTCAAACACCATCCGCTGTAACGGATGGTACTAAAGTAACCATCAAACAGGAAGCCATTGAGACAGAGATAGGCAGTTCTGAGGCATTTGTGAAGCCGTCAAATGGATTACAGCGGTCTTTGACCAAAATAAAGGTGGTGCAGAATCAGATTCGTCTGCAACTCAAGCCAAAGACGAAGAGTTTGACGAATAAACGAGAGCTCGTTTGTCTCCAGGGCTCTGCTCTGCAGCTGGTTCAGCAACAGGCCATACAGAAACTTCTACTACAGCAGAAGCACAGTCAGAAGCCAGAAACTCAACAGAAACTTTGTCagcagagacaaaagaaaactcaaaaccaGCAGCTCAGACAACAAGAGCAGCAGAGGCAGCTGTCACAGCCTGAGCATCATCAGCAGACGCAACAGATTCGACTGAAGCAGCAAAAGCAAAACCAGACTAAACTGCAACACATCCAGCTACAGACCGATGTACATCCCAAGCATCAACAG GCACAGAATGGAGCGCATCAAGTGACTGTGGAGCGACTCCAGCAGGgagcagctcagtgtttgtcAGCACCACCCAGACTGCAGTCTGCTCACACCGGAAAAAACACCTCATCACCTTCTCCTCAGACT GAGATGTGTCCTCACCTGGATGTCTTGTTGAGTCCTCTGTCTCCAGTTAAGACAAAAACCTATCTTTCGGATGATAAA GAAAGAGTGAACGAAGAGGATTTCATCACCATCATTTTGCAGACAGGAG AAACCATCTTCAGACTTCCCCTGGACCCCCCTCTGGATCACCCCAGTCCAGActtttctcctccctcctctcctccatcaCCTCTCCAGTTCCCGATGTCTCCCCCCGATCCTCCCAGCTGTGACACCCAGAAGCTTGACCCCCTTGAGCCTTTGGCTCCGGCCGACACCGCAGAAGAGAAACAACACCTGAGCCGCTCTGCAGATGGACGCCTGGAGGACTTTCTGGAAAGCACCACCGGGAAGCCTCTCCTGGGCGTGGAGCCAGGTGGCATGTTGACTCTGATCGATGACCTCCACAGCCAACTTCTCTGCACCCCCAGCATCGTGGACAATCCCTCGGCTCCCAtgggggaagaggaggagctaGGGGTGGACAGCACAGACTGGTTGGGTCTCGCCATGGGTGgggagaaagaagaggaaagggCCACACTGGCCCCGCTGGCTCCTGAAACGCCCCTCAGTGTCTTCTCGTTCTCGGCAGACTTCCTGGATAGCTCTGACCTGCACACACACTGGGACTCCAGCTTATAA
- the LOC108236058 gene encoding myocardin-related transcription factor A-like isoform X4, whose protein sequence is MPPLKSTAAFHKQRRSLEQARTEDDLKRKIRSEPEKSKLMKMHISDKMPEEPLLQTKQLQLKKALFDDLNNKIAHWPGPMELIHKKIITGTQLQKASRESLSYDEDSNDSLSPGQPVSQNCPLVLGPRSYSIEKMCGSHIPSPSQVPPSALPFQSVSSTPLNLSKPAQKTSPISHIKPKLNSDRLTQKYKKAKDTKPKLKKLKYHQYIPPNQKGDKEPPSNLDSSYSKILQQQLFLQLQILSQQQQNTYQTIPSTSPKDQKPSSSSTSTSSPPQPTDVSSSVLSNRHNYICLSSAPLRETLPSQPNLDGMKVAQLKSELKLRGLPVSGTRKDLIKRLRTHQELNRGSDTASSPTTGGTAEPGPERAGKALKNTNSYSNNTSQGQQFQHHLTSSVDGSCFSATSATLQRFLRHGGDTKLHIPQCNSLDTTSLKSSNSSPFGEQMNPPLTELSPPSSVAQLPANIKEEPLCSTPPPCQFSLKSASAAPTAPTAAPSVDKDRMLQEKDKQIAELTRMLRQKQRLVEELKMLLEKGNRDAQVPEPQIPLRVKEEPPDNFDVARSTRSPPLSAQTPSAVTDGTKVTIKQEAIETEIGSSEAFVKPSNGLQRSLTKIKVVQNQIRLQLKPKTKSLTNKRELVCLQGSALQLVQQQAIQKLLLQQKHSQKPETQQKLCQQRQKKTQNQQLRQQEQQRQLSQPEHHQQTQQIRLKQQKQNQTKLQHIQLQTDVHPKHQQAQNGAHQVTVERLQQGAAQCLSAPPRLQSAHTGKNTSSPSPQTEMCPHLDVLLSPLSPVKTKTYLSDDKERVNEEDFITIILQTGETIFRLPLDPPLDHPSPDFSPPSSPPSPLQFPMSPPDPPSCDTQKLDPLEPLAPADTAEEKQHLSRSADGRLEDFLESTTGKPLLGVEPGGMLTLIDDLHSQLLCTPSIVDNPSAPMGEEEELGVDSTDWLGLAMGGEKEEERATLAPLAPETPLSVFSFSADFLDSSDLHTHWDSSL, encoded by the exons ATGCCAC cACTTAAAAGTACAGCTGCCTTCCACAAGCAAAGACGCAGCTTGGAACAAGCTCGG actgaagacgATCTGAAAAGGAAGATTCGAAGTGAGCCAGAGAAATCTAAGCTGATGAAGATGCACATCTCAGACA AGATGCCAGAAGAACCATTGCTTCAAACCAAGCAGCTACAGTTGAAGAAAGCTCTCTTTGATGATTTAAACAATAAGATCGCACACTGGCCAGGTCCCATGGAGCtgatccacaaaaaaatcatcacaG GAACACAGCTTCAAAAGGCCTCGAGGGAGAGCTTGTCATACGATGAAGACAGTAATGACAGTCTGTCTCCAGGTCAACCAGTAAGCCAGAACTGTCCTCTTGTCCTGGGACCCAGGAGCTATTCAATTGAAAAAATGTGTGGAAGCCACATCCCGTCTCCTTCTCAG GTCCCTCCATCAGCCCTTCCTTTTCAGTCAGTCTCCTCTACGCCTCTAAACCTGAGCAAACCTGCGCAGAAGACAAGCCCTATTTCTCATATCAAG cCTAAATTAAACTCTGATCGCCTCACCCAGAAATACAAGAAAGCCAAGGACACCAAACCAAAG CTAAAGAAGCTAAAGTACCATCAGTACATCCCTCCTAATCAGAAGGGAGATAAAGAGCCTCCTTCCAATCTGGATTCATCCTATTCCAAgatcctccagcagcagctcttcttaCAGCTCCAGATCCTCAgtcagcagcaacaaaacaccTACCAAACCATCCCGTCTACATCACCCAA AGACCAGAAACCATCTTCCTCTTCCACATCCACGTCTTCACCACCTCAACCCACTGATGTTTCTTCATCGGTCCTTTCTAACCGGCACAACTACATCTGTCTCAGCTCTGCTCCTTTACGAGAGACACTGCCGTCGCAGCCAAATCTGGATGGAATGAAG GTGGCACAACTGAAGTCTGAACTGAAGCTGCGCGGCCTGCCCGTCTCTGGCACCAGGAAGGACCTCATCAAGAGGCTGAGGACTCACCAAGAGCTGAACCGAGGCAGCGACACTGCCTCCTCTCCGACAACAGGGGGCACCGCAGAGCCAGGGCCTGAAAGAGCTGGAAAAGCCTTGAAAAACACCAACAGCTACAGCAACAACACATCACAAGGGCAGCAGTTTCAGCACCATCTCACATCTTCTGTTGATG GAAGCTGTTTCAGTGCAACTTCAGCAACTCTTCAGCGGTTCCTGAGGCATGGTGGCGACACTAAACTCCACATCCCACAATGCAACTCGCTGGACACCACGAGTCTAAAGAGCTCAAACTCCAGTCCATTTGGAGAACAG ATGAATCCTCCTCTCACGGAGCTCTCGCCGCCATCTTCAGTGGCTCAGCTTCCTGCGAACATTAAAGAGGAGCCTCTGTGCTCCACCCCACCACCTTGTCAGTTCTCTTTAAAGTCTGCCTCCGCTGCTCCCACCGCTCCAACTGCAGCTCCTTCTGTTGACAAAGACAGAATGCTGCAGGAGAAAGATAAGCAGATTGCAGAGCTTACCAGGATGCTGAGGCAGAAGCAGAGGCTGGTGGAGGAGCTCAAGATGCTGCTGGAAAAAGGGAACAGAGACGCACAAGTTCCAGAGCCGCAAATTCCTCTGAGAGTGAAAGAGGAGCCACCTGATAACTTTGATGTGGCTCGTTCAACGAGATCTCCACCTCTTTCCGCTCAAACACCATCCGCTGTAACGGATGGTACTAAAGTAACCATCAAACAGGAAGCCATTGAGACAGAGATAGGCAGTTCTGAGGCATTTGTGAAGCCGTCAAATGGATTACAGCGGTCTTTGACCAAAATAAAGGTGGTGCAGAATCAGATTCGTCTGCAACTCAAGCCAAAGACGAAGAGTTTGACGAATAAACGAGAGCTCGTTTGTCTCCAGGGCTCTGCTCTGCAGCTGGTTCAGCAACAGGCCATACAGAAACTTCTACTACAGCAGAAGCACAGTCAGAAGCCAGAAACTCAACAGAAACTTTGTCagcagagacaaaagaaaactcaaaaccaGCAGCTCAGACAACAAGAGCAGCAGAGGCAGCTGTCACAGCCTGAGCATCATCAGCAGACGCAACAGATTCGACTGAAGCAGCAAAAGCAAAACCAGACTAAACTGCAACACATCCAGCTACAGACCGATGTACATCCCAAGCATCAACAG GCACAGAATGGAGCGCATCAAGTGACTGTGGAGCGACTCCAGCAGGgagcagctcagtgtttgtcAGCACCACCCAGACTGCAGTCTGCTCACACCGGAAAAAACACCTCATCACCTTCTCCTCAGACT GAGATGTGTCCTCACCTGGATGTCTTGTTGAGTCCTCTGTCTCCAGTTAAGACAAAAACCTATCTTTCGGATGATAAA GAAAGAGTGAACGAAGAGGATTTCATCACCATCATTTTGCAGACAGGAG AAACCATCTTCAGACTTCCCCTGGACCCCCCTCTGGATCACCCCAGTCCAGActtttctcctccctcctctcctccatcaCCTCTCCAGTTCCCGATGTCTCCCCCCGATCCTCCCAGCTGTGACACCCAGAAGCTTGACCCCCTTGAGCCTTTGGCTCCGGCCGACACCGCAGAAGAGAAACAACACCTGAGCCGCTCTGCAGATGGACGCCTGGAGGACTTTCTGGAAAGCACCACCGGGAAGCCTCTCCTGGGCGTGGAGCCAGGTGGCATGTTGACTCTGATCGATGACCTCCACAGCCAACTTCTCTGCACCCCCAGCATCGTGGACAATCCCTCGGCTCCCAtgggggaagaggaggagctaGGGGTGGACAGCACAGACTGGTTGGGTCTCGCCATGGGTGgggagaaagaagaggaaagggCCACACTGGCCCCGCTGGCTCCTGAAACGCCCCTCAGTGTCTTCTCGTTCTCGGCAGACTTCCTGGATAGCTCTGACCTGCACACACACTGGGACTCCAGCTTATAA
- the LOC108236058 gene encoding myocardin-related transcription factor A-like isoform X2 has translation MQKVIFCSLIISHHDGPVFPSNNCRSDSNQWLLRDVTFSISFSLPCENQKPFVLALPFQLNTRNRKLLVCVFILRVVDFPLFCVTQPLSQRQPQVSAAALWVEINLSTEPSFLQLKLQQRRTREELISLGIMPPLKSTAAFHKQRRSLEQARTEDDLKRKIRSEPEKSKLMKMHISDKMPEEPLLQTKQLQLKKALFDDLNNKIAHWPGPMELIHKKIITGTQLQKASRESLSYDEDSNDSLSPGQPVSQNCPLVLGPRSYSIEKMCGSHIPSPSQVPPSALPFQSVSSTPLNLSKPAQKTSPISHIKPKLNSDRLTQKYKKAKDTKPKLKKLKYHQYIPPNQKGDKEPPSNLDSSYSKILQQQLFLQLQILSQQQQNTYQTIPSTSPKDQKPSSSSTSTSSPPQPTDVSSSVLSNRHNYICLSSAPLRETLPSQPNLDGMKVAQLKSELKLRGLPVSGTRKDLIKRLRTHQELNRGSDTASSPTTGGTAEPGPERAGKALKNTNSYSNNTSQGQQFQHHLTSSVDGSCFSATSATLQRFLRHGGDTKLHIPQCNSLDTTSLKSSNSSPFGEQMNPPLTELSPPSSVAQLPANIKEEPLCSTPPPCQFSLKSASAAPTAPTAAPSVDKDRMLQEKDKQIAELTRMLRQKQRLVEELKMLLEKGNRDAQVPEPQIPLRVKEEPPDNFDVARSTRSPPLSAQTPSAVTDGTKVTIKQEAIETEIGSSEAFVKPSNGLQRSLTKIKVVQNQIRLQLKPKTKSLTNKRELVCLQGSALQLVQQQAIQKLLLQQKHSQKPETQQKLCQQRQKKTQNQQLRQQEQQRQLSQPEHHQQTQQIRLKQQKQNQTKLQHIQLQTDVHPKHQQAQNGAHQVTVERLQQGAAQCLSAPPRLQSAHTGKNTSSPSPQTEMCPHLDVLLSPLSPERVNEEDFITIILQTGETIFRLPLDPPLDHPSPDFSPPSSPPSPLQFPMSPPDPPSCDTQKLDPLEPLAPADTAEEKQHLSRSADGRLEDFLESTTGKPLLGVEPGGMLTLIDDLHSQLLCTPSIVDNPSAPMGEEEELGVDSTDWLGLAMGGEKEEERATLAPLAPETPLSVFSFSADFLDSSDLHTHWDSSL, from the exons ATGCAGAAAGTCATCTTCTGCTCACTTATAATTTCACATCATGACGGTCCAGTTTTCCCGTCAAACAACTGCCGATCAGATTCTAACCAGTGGCTTCTCCGAGATGTGACGTTTTCTATTTCTTTCTCACTTCCTTGTGAAAATCAGAAGCCGTTTGTCCTCGCACTGCCGTTTCAACTAAATACTCGGAACAGGAAACTGCTCGTATGTGTGTTCATTCTGCGTGTTGTAGACTtccctttgttttgtgtgacaCAACCATTGAGCCAAAGACAACCACaggtttcagctgcagctctctgGGTAGAGATAAACCTCTCAACAGAGCCCTCAT ttttgcagcTGAAGCTACAGCAGAGAAGAACCAGAGAAGAACTGATCAGTCTGGGAATCATGCCAC cACTTAAAAGTACAGCTGCCTTCCACAAGCAAAGACGCAGCTTGGAACAAGCTCGG actgaagacgATCTGAAAAGGAAGATTCGAAGTGAGCCAGAGAAATCTAAGCTGATGAAGATGCACATCTCAGACA AGATGCCAGAAGAACCATTGCTTCAAACCAAGCAGCTACAGTTGAAGAAAGCTCTCTTTGATGATTTAAACAATAAGATCGCACACTGGCCAGGTCCCATGGAGCtgatccacaaaaaaatcatcacaG GAACACAGCTTCAAAAGGCCTCGAGGGAGAGCTTGTCATACGATGAAGACAGTAATGACAGTCTGTCTCCAGGTCAACCAGTAAGCCAGAACTGTCCTCTTGTCCTGGGACCCAGGAGCTATTCAATTGAAAAAATGTGTGGAAGCCACATCCCGTCTCCTTCTCAG GTCCCTCCATCAGCCCTTCCTTTTCAGTCAGTCTCCTCTACGCCTCTAAACCTGAGCAAACCTGCGCAGAAGACAAGCCCTATTTCTCATATCAAG cCTAAATTAAACTCTGATCGCCTCACCCAGAAATACAAGAAAGCCAAGGACACCAAACCAAAG CTAAAGAAGCTAAAGTACCATCAGTACATCCCTCCTAATCAGAAGGGAGATAAAGAGCCTCCTTCCAATCTGGATTCATCCTATTCCAAgatcctccagcagcagctcttcttaCAGCTCCAGATCCTCAgtcagcagcaacaaaacaccTACCAAACCATCCCGTCTACATCACCCAA AGACCAGAAACCATCTTCCTCTTCCACATCCACGTCTTCACCACCTCAACCCACTGATGTTTCTTCATCGGTCCTTTCTAACCGGCACAACTACATCTGTCTCAGCTCTGCTCCTTTACGAGAGACACTGCCGTCGCAGCCAAATCTGGATGGAATGAAG GTGGCACAACTGAAGTCTGAACTGAAGCTGCGCGGCCTGCCCGTCTCTGGCACCAGGAAGGACCTCATCAAGAGGCTGAGGACTCACCAAGAGCTGAACCGAGGCAGCGACACTGCCTCCTCTCCGACAACAGGGGGCACCGCAGAGCCAGGGCCTGAAAGAGCTGGAAAAGCCTTGAAAAACACCAACAGCTACAGCAACAACACATCACAAGGGCAGCAGTTTCAGCACCATCTCACATCTTCTGTTGATG GAAGCTGTTTCAGTGCAACTTCAGCAACTCTTCAGCGGTTCCTGAGGCATGGTGGCGACACTAAACTCCACATCCCACAATGCAACTCGCTGGACACCACGAGTCTAAAGAGCTCAAACTCCAGTCCATTTGGAGAACAG ATGAATCCTCCTCTCACGGAGCTCTCGCCGCCATCTTCAGTGGCTCAGCTTCCTGCGAACATTAAAGAGGAGCCTCTGTGCTCCACCCCACCACCTTGTCAGTTCTCTTTAAAGTCTGCCTCCGCTGCTCCCACCGCTCCAACTGCAGCTCCTTCTGTTGACAAAGACAGAATGCTGCAGGAGAAAGATAAGCAGATTGCAGAGCTTACCAGGATGCTGAGGCAGAAGCAGAGGCTGGTGGAGGAGCTCAAGATGCTGCTGGAAAAAGGGAACAGAGACGCACAAGTTCCAGAGCCGCAAATTCCTCTGAGAGTGAAAGAGGAGCCACCTGATAACTTTGATGTGGCTCGTTCAACGAGATCTCCACCTCTTTCCGCTCAAACACCATCCGCTGTAACGGATGGTACTAAAGTAACCATCAAACAGGAAGCCATTGAGACAGAGATAGGCAGTTCTGAGGCATTTGTGAAGCCGTCAAATGGATTACAGCGGTCTTTGACCAAAATAAAGGTGGTGCAGAATCAGATTCGTCTGCAACTCAAGCCAAAGACGAAGAGTTTGACGAATAAACGAGAGCTCGTTTGTCTCCAGGGCTCTGCTCTGCAGCTGGTTCAGCAACAGGCCATACAGAAACTTCTACTACAGCAGAAGCACAGTCAGAAGCCAGAAACTCAACAGAAACTTTGTCagcagagacaaaagaaaactcaaaaccaGCAGCTCAGACAACAAGAGCAGCAGAGGCAGCTGTCACAGCCTGAGCATCATCAGCAGACGCAACAGATTCGACTGAAGCAGCAAAAGCAAAACCAGACTAAACTGCAACACATCCAGCTACAGACCGATGTACATCCCAAGCATCAACAG GCACAGAATGGAGCGCATCAAGTGACTGTGGAGCGACTCCAGCAGGgagcagctcagtgtttgtcAGCACCACCCAGACTGCAGTCTGCTCACACCGGAAAAAACACCTCATCACCTTCTCCTCAGACT GAGATGTGTCCTCACCTGGATGTCTTGTTGAGTCCTCTGTCTCCA GAAAGAGTGAACGAAGAGGATTTCATCACCATCATTTTGCAGACAGGAG AAACCATCTTCAGACTTCCCCTGGACCCCCCTCTGGATCACCCCAGTCCAGActtttctcctccctcctctcctccatcaCCTCTCCAGTTCCCGATGTCTCCCCCCGATCCTCCCAGCTGTGACACCCAGAAGCTTGACCCCCTTGAGCCTTTGGCTCCGGCCGACACCGCAGAAGAGAAACAACACCTGAGCCGCTCTGCAGATGGACGCCTGGAGGACTTTCTGGAAAGCACCACCGGGAAGCCTCTCCTGGGCGTGGAGCCAGGTGGCATGTTGACTCTGATCGATGACCTCCACAGCCAACTTCTCTGCACCCCCAGCATCGTGGACAATCCCTCGGCTCCCAtgggggaagaggaggagctaGGGGTGGACAGCACAGACTGGTTGGGTCTCGCCATGGGTGgggagaaagaagaggaaagggCCACACTGGCCCCGCTGGCTCCTGAAACGCCCCTCAGTGTCTTCTCGTTCTCGGCAGACTTCCTGGATAGCTCTGACCTGCACACACACTGGGACTCCAGCTTATAA